The following proteins are co-located in the Thermus thermophilus HB8 genome:
- the mreD gene encoding rod shape-determining protein MreD: protein MALVYLVLLLFLSGLLQALLPEGWPAPDLFLVYALWLAASRPPLLGLALAFLVGLLQDLLGFGLLGLHAVGLLLAAYAYYGAARYLDLRSPAGALAAFALAFLGKWFGYFLVAYWLRLDLPALFPWLPLGEGLLSLAFFWPLRPKAREEPKA, encoded by the coding sequence GTGGCCTTGGTCTACCTGGTCCTCCTCCTCTTCCTTTCGGGCCTCCTCCAGGCCCTCCTCCCCGAGGGCTGGCCCGCCCCGGACCTCTTCCTGGTCTACGCCCTTTGGCTTGCCGCCTCGAGGCCTCCCCTCCTCGGCCTCGCCCTGGCCTTTCTCGTGGGGCTTCTCCAAGACCTTCTGGGCTTCGGCCTTCTCGGCCTGCACGCCGTGGGCCTCCTCCTCGCCGCCTACGCCTACTACGGGGCGGCCCGCTACCTGGACCTGAGAAGCCCCGCCGGAGCCCTCGCCGCCTTCGCCCTGGCCTTCCTCGGGAAGTGGTTCGGCTACTTCCTCGTGGCCTACTGGCTCCGCCTGGACCTGCCCGCCCTCTTCCCCTGGCTTCCCCTCGGGGAGGGCCTCCTCTCCCTGGCCTTCTTCTGGCCCCTTAGGCCCAAGGCGCGGGAGGAACCGAAGGCATGA
- a CDS encoding penicillin-binding transpeptidase domain-containing protein — MTGRIHALALFFALALFLLGLRAWQLQVLEYERYALRSQGNYLKTEDIPAPRGKILDRKGRVLAQDRLVVDLVYTGGEVAFKERLLPLLGLEDLPQVTEPTVLKAGVPEALRPTLEELTAGQKNLYLRERIERYYPNPISGPVMGYVLRANAAQVKQGYSPEEEVGQAGLEAALEPYLRGKRGVRAVEVNVRGERLRETVLEEPTPGQDVVLTLDLALQRAAEKALEEALADINAGRRLNGLPEEKQVKGAIVALDPTTGEVLAMASAPSFDPNLFAKRPVPEEAKALLEDKNLPLLNRAVQPYTPGSTFKLATSYALLEEGYVTPATTYRCSPYIVFGGQVRRNWASRDMGPMTVREAIAWSCNTWYYQAVAQDPLGFVDRLARRARLLGLGEATGLEVAEKTGLLPTRAWKREALGEPWYPGETLSVAIGQGAVLATPAQIARMLATIATGGNKPALHLVKAIGGVPVQPRWEKVPGRYWKVLQEGLRKTVSEGTARFVLGEFPVPTGGKTGTAETPGKRRGLEHAWYMGYGPTDGSPYPPLVVVAFFENGGEGSRVALPAVRKVMAAYWGIK, encoded by the coding sequence ATGACCGGGAGGATCCACGCCCTGGCCCTGTTCTTCGCCCTGGCCCTCTTCCTCCTCGGGCTTCGGGCGTGGCAGCTCCAGGTCCTGGAGTACGAGCGCTACGCCCTGCGAAGCCAGGGAAACTACCTGAAGACCGAGGACATCCCCGCCCCCCGGGGCAAGATCCTGGACCGGAAGGGGCGGGTCCTGGCCCAGGACCGGCTGGTGGTGGACCTCGTCTACACCGGGGGGGAGGTGGCCTTCAAGGAGAGGCTCCTCCCCCTCCTGGGCCTGGAAGACCTTCCCCAGGTCACGGAGCCCACGGTCCTGAAAGCCGGCGTCCCCGAGGCCCTAAGGCCCACCCTGGAGGAGCTCACCGCCGGGCAGAAGAACCTCTACCTCCGGGAAAGGATTGAGCGGTACTACCCGAACCCCATCTCCGGCCCCGTCATGGGGTACGTCCTCCGGGCGAACGCCGCCCAGGTAAAGCAGGGGTACAGCCCCGAGGAGGAGGTGGGGCAGGCGGGCCTCGAGGCCGCTTTGGAGCCCTACCTCCGGGGCAAGCGGGGGGTGCGGGCGGTGGAGGTGAACGTCCGGGGGGAGAGGCTTCGGGAGACCGTCCTGGAGGAGCCCACCCCGGGGCAGGACGTGGTCCTCACCCTGGACCTCGCCCTCCAGCGGGCCGCAGAAAAGGCCCTGGAGGAGGCCCTCGCCGACATCAACGCCGGGAGAAGGCTGAACGGCCTGCCCGAGGAAAAGCAGGTGAAGGGGGCCATCGTGGCCTTGGACCCCACCACGGGGGAGGTCTTGGCCATGGCCAGCGCCCCTTCCTTTGACCCCAACCTCTTCGCCAAGCGCCCCGTCCCGGAGGAGGCGAAGGCGCTCCTTGAGGACAAGAACCTCCCCCTCCTCAACCGGGCGGTCCAGCCCTACACCCCGGGGTCCACCTTCAAGCTGGCCACGAGCTACGCCCTCCTGGAGGAGGGGTACGTGACCCCGGCGACCACCTACCGCTGCAGCCCCTACATCGTCTTCGGCGGCCAGGTGCGGCGCAACTGGGCGAGCCGGGACATGGGCCCCATGACGGTCCGGGAGGCCATCGCCTGGAGCTGCAACACCTGGTACTACCAGGCGGTGGCCCAGGACCCCCTGGGCTTCGTGGACCGCCTGGCGAGGCGGGCCCGGCTTTTGGGCCTGGGGGAGGCCACGGGGCTCGAGGTGGCGGAGAAGACGGGCCTCCTCCCCACCCGGGCCTGGAAGCGGGAGGCCCTGGGCGAGCCCTGGTACCCCGGGGAGACCCTCTCCGTGGCCATCGGCCAGGGGGCCGTCCTCGCCACCCCCGCCCAGATCGCCCGCATGCTCGCCACCATCGCCACCGGGGGAAACAAGCCCGCCCTCCACCTGGTGAAGGCCATCGGGGGCGTTCCCGTCCAGCCCCGGTGGGAAAAGGTCCCCGGACGGTACTGGAAGGTCCTCCAGGAGGGCCTGCGCAAGACGGTGAGCGAGGGGACCGCCCGCTTCGTCCTAGGGGAGTTCCCCGTGCCCACGGGGGGCAAGACGGGCACCGCCGAAACCCCGGGGAAGCGCCGCGGCCTGGAGCACGCCTGGTACATGGGCTACGGCCCCACCGACGGGAGCCCCTACCCGCCCCTCGTCGTGGTGGCCTTCTTTGAGAACGGCGGGGAGGGCAGCCGGGTGGCCTTGCCCGCGGTCCGCAAGGTGATGGCCGCCTACTGGGGGATAAAATAG
- a CDS encoding transglycosylase domain-containing protein yields MAVRLARLLLWGLWGAVLGGAGALGYLVYAYTRDLPDLSAFERLRLTATTTLYARDGSTLALLASVEDGRAINRSLVRLSEVSPAALAAIVFSEDRRFYSHYGVDPVRLLGALYAVLTGDLQGGSTVTTQVIKNTLLKELAQARTLERKVKEWVLALELERRYTKAEILEMYLNVVPWGGNAVGIRAAAEAYFGKDPAALTLAEGLYLASLIPAPNARYQDLEGVRRRMRRVLDEMVREGWITEALAERAWKEPLKPRGWEVRYDEEGNLLEARLVDPEARILRSVDYRLAPHFVLEVRRFLEERFGKEKVYGEGGLKVYTTLDPRMQEAAEKAARAARLPEGADLAIVGLDPETGEVLAMVGGVRRENDEYNRATRALRNPGSAVKPFVYAAALEAGWTQVTLVPDRPMEFKDPSQPGGVWRPKNFSGTFLNREITVRYALDLSLNLPAVYTAQAVGLDRVAAKLAQAGFAVRYAVPAIAIGGASITPVDLAAAYAAFVNGGYRVAPLLVLRVEDQEGRVLYQATPHRTRLFSPEVAYQGWDLLKGYVYDLGEKGLAKGARIPGRVVGGKTGTTNEARDLWFAGVTRGLSAVVWVGRDDNRPLRMGGREPSSSVVNPPIWRDFVAEALKGRPGGDFPPPSGLVPVRVDLETGLPSEKGVVVYVPEGKVPSGRPPEESPALPLPLPLLTPPGGGL; encoded by the coding sequence GTGGCCGTGCGGCTTGCGCGGTTACTCCTCTGGGGCCTTTGGGGGGCGGTTTTGGGCGGGGCGGGGGCGTTGGGGTATTTGGTCTACGCCTACACCCGGGACCTGCCCGACCTCTCCGCCTTTGAGAGGCTCCGGCTCACCGCCACCACCACCCTCTACGCCCGGGACGGCTCCACCCTCGCCCTCCTCGCCAGCGTGGAGGACGGGCGGGCCATCAACCGGAGCCTGGTCCGCCTCTCTGAGGTCTCGCCCGCGGCCCTCGCCGCCATCGTCTTCTCCGAGGACCGGCGCTTCTACAGCCACTACGGCGTGGATCCCGTGCGCCTTCTCGGGGCCCTGTACGCGGTGCTCACCGGGGACCTCCAGGGGGGGAGCACCGTCACCACCCAGGTCATCAAGAACACCCTCCTCAAGGAGCTCGCCCAGGCCCGCACCCTGGAGCGCAAGGTGAAGGAGTGGGTCCTGGCCCTGGAGCTGGAGAGGCGCTACACCAAGGCGGAGATCCTGGAGATGTACCTCAACGTGGTCCCCTGGGGGGGGAACGCCGTGGGCATCCGGGCCGCCGCCGAGGCCTACTTCGGCAAGGACCCCGCGGCCTTGACCCTCGCCGAGGGGCTCTATTTGGCGAGCCTCATCCCCGCGCCCAACGCCCGCTACCAGGACCTCGAGGGGGTGCGCCGCCGCATGCGCCGGGTCCTGGACGAGATGGTCCGGGAGGGCTGGATTACGGAGGCCCTGGCGGAGCGGGCCTGGAAGGAGCCGCTTAAGCCCAGGGGCTGGGAGGTGCGCTACGACGAGGAGGGCAACCTTCTGGAGGCCCGCCTGGTGGACCCGGAGGCCCGCATCCTCCGCTCCGTGGACTACCGCCTCGCCCCCCACTTCGTCCTCGAGGTGCGGCGCTTCCTGGAGGAGCGCTTCGGCAAGGAGAAGGTCTACGGGGAGGGGGGGCTTAAGGTCTACACCACCCTGGACCCGAGGATGCAGGAGGCCGCGGAGAAGGCGGCCCGGGCGGCCCGGCTTCCCGAGGGGGCGGACCTCGCCATCGTGGGCCTGGACCCGGAGACGGGGGAGGTCTTGGCCATGGTGGGCGGGGTGCGCCGGGAGAACGACGAGTACAACCGGGCGACCCGGGCCCTGAGAAACCCGGGGAGCGCGGTCAAGCCCTTCGTCTACGCCGCCGCCCTGGAGGCGGGCTGGACCCAGGTGACCCTGGTGCCCGACCGGCCCATGGAGTTCAAGGACCCGAGCCAGCCTGGGGGCGTCTGGCGGCCCAAGAACTTCTCCGGCACCTTCCTGAACCGGGAGATCACGGTGCGCTACGCCCTGGACCTTTCCCTCAACCTCCCCGCCGTCTACACCGCCCAGGCGGTGGGCCTGGACCGGGTGGCGGCGAAGCTCGCCCAGGCGGGGTTCGCGGTGCGCTACGCCGTCCCCGCCATCGCCATCGGGGGGGCCTCCATTACCCCTGTGGACCTGGCCGCGGCCTACGCTGCCTTCGTCAACGGCGGCTACCGGGTGGCCCCCCTCCTGGTCCTGCGGGTGGAGGACCAGGAGGGCCGGGTCCTGTACCAGGCCACCCCCCACAGGACGCGGCTCTTCAGCCCGGAGGTGGCCTACCAGGGTTGGGACCTCCTCAAGGGGTACGTCTACGACCTGGGGGAGAAGGGCCTCGCCAAGGGGGCCAGGATCCCGGGGCGGGTGGTGGGGGGGAAGACGGGCACCACCAACGAGGCCCGGGACCTCTGGTTCGCCGGGGTGACCCGGGGGCTTTCCGCCGTGGTCTGGGTGGGGCGGGACGACAACCGGCCCCTCAGGATGGGGGGGAGGGAGCCCAGTAGCTCCGTGGTCAACCCCCCCATCTGGCGGGACTTCGTGGCCGAGGCCCTAAAGGGGCGCCCTGGGGGCGACTTCCCTCCCCCTTCGGGGCTTGTGCCCGTGCGGGTGGACCTGGAGACCGGCCTGCCGAGCGAGAAGGGGGTGGTGGTCTACGTGCCCGAGGGCAAGGTGCCCTCGGGGAGGCCCCCGGAGGAAAGCCCCGCCTTGCCCCTTCCCCTCCCCCTCCTCACGCCCCCGGGGGGCGGGCTTTAG
- the deoC gene encoding deoxyribose-phosphate aldolase — translation MDLAAHIDHTLLKPTATLEEVAKAAEEALEYGFYGLCIPPSYVAWVRARYPHAPFRLVTVVGFPLGYQEKEVKALEAALACARGADEVDMVLHLGRAKAGDLDYLEAEVRAVREAVPQAVLKVILETGYFSPEEIARLAEAAIRGGADFLKTSTGFGPRGASLEDVALLVRVAQGRAQVKAAGGIRDRETALRMLKAGASRLGTSSGVALVAGEGGTLGY, via the coding sequence ATGGACCTGGCCGCCCACATTGACCACACCCTCCTCAAGCCCACCGCCACCCTCGAGGAGGTGGCGAAGGCAGCGGAGGAGGCGCTGGAGTACGGCTTCTATGGCCTCTGCATCCCCCCTTCCTACGTGGCCTGGGTCAGGGCCCGCTACCCCCACGCGCCCTTCCGTCTGGTCACGGTGGTGGGCTTTCCCCTGGGCTACCAGGAGAAGGAGGTGAAGGCCCTGGAGGCGGCCCTCGCCTGCGCCCGGGGGGCGGACGAGGTGGACATGGTCCTCCACCTGGGCCGGGCCAAGGCGGGGGACCTGGACTACCTGGAGGCCGAGGTGCGGGCCGTGCGGGAGGCCGTTCCCCAAGCGGTGCTCAAGGTGATCCTGGAAACGGGGTACTTCTCCCCGGAGGAGATCGCCCGCCTGGCCGAGGCGGCCATCCGGGGCGGGGCGGACTTCCTCAAGACCTCCACGGGCTTCGGCCCCCGGGGGGCGAGCCTCGAGGACGTGGCGCTTTTGGTCCGGGTGGCCCAGGGGCGGGCCCAGGTGAAGGCCGCAGGGGGCATCCGGGACCGGGAGACCGCCCTGAGGATGCTGAAGGCCGGGGCGAGCCGCCTCGGGACCTCCAGCGGCGTGGCCCTGGTGGCGGGGGAAGGGGGGACCCTTGGCTACTAG
- a CDS encoding PleD family two-component system response regulator — protein MAASFDGLLLVSPHEPLWVYAELALEPKGLPVRYFASAKEALFWLRDHTPKAILLDTDLDVDPFAVASRIRHVRRLKEVPVAVLIPPSEKLRTTAEVVRVQAMEKPLTREKLYRFLGLA, from the coding sequence GTGGCGGCCTCCTTTGACGGCCTCCTCCTGGTGAGCCCCCACGAGCCCCTTTGGGTCTACGCGGAGCTTGCCCTGGAGCCCAAGGGGCTTCCCGTCCGCTACTTCGCCTCGGCCAAGGAGGCCCTCTTCTGGTTGCGCGACCACACCCCGAAGGCCATCCTCCTGGACACCGATTTGGACGTGGACCCCTTCGCCGTCGCAAGCCGCATCCGCCACGTGCGCAGGCTCAAGGAGGTGCCCGTCGCCGTCCTCATCCCCCCTTCGGAAAAGCTCCGCACCACGGCGGAGGTCGTCCGGGTCCAGGCCATGGAGAAGCCCCTGACCCGCGAGAAGCTCTACCGCTTTTTGGGCCTGGCGTAG
- the mreC gene encoding rod shape-determining protein MreC translates to MREHLLPRFLLALLLALGLALAALTRPLAPGFALSFSPLTAFPLHLGHRLGQNLRAAWSALSARQDLLAENQRLKEEVARLTTENARLRLEVARLARALEVKAGQAPGVVAVAPVVAEDASGLYRRLVLGLGSQDGLRPGMPVTAPQGLVGLVVEVEAHRALVRTLLDPESRVGVRVGEKPGRGVARGAPPGLLVAEFPPTVAVAPGDLLLTGATLGLFPDGIPVGRVERVERAQGGLKVRAWARPLVDLSLLEEVVVLRPL, encoded by the coding sequence GTGAGGGAGCACCTCCTCCCCCGCTTCCTCCTCGCCCTCCTCCTCGCCCTGGGCCTCGCCCTCGCCGCCCTCACCCGCCCCCTGGCCCCGGGCTTCGCCCTCTCCTTCTCCCCCCTCACCGCGTTTCCCCTCCACCTCGGCCACCGCCTGGGCCAGAACCTCCGGGCCGCCTGGAGCGCCCTCTCCGCGCGGCAGGACCTCCTGGCGGAGAACCAAAGGCTCAAGGAGGAGGTGGCCCGCCTTACCACGGAAAACGCCCGGCTCCGGCTAGAGGTGGCCCGGCTCGCCCGGGCCCTGGAGGTGAAGGCGGGCCAGGCCCCAGGGGTGGTGGCCGTGGCCCCCGTGGTGGCCGAGGACGCCTCCGGCCTCTACCGCAGGCTGGTCCTCGGCCTGGGGAGCCAAGACGGCCTCCGCCCCGGGATGCCCGTGACCGCCCCCCAGGGCCTCGTGGGCCTGGTGGTGGAGGTGGAGGCGCACCGCGCCCTGGTGCGCACCCTCCTGGATCCGGAAAGCCGGGTGGGGGTCCGGGTGGGGGAGAAGCCGGGCCGGGGCGTGGCCCGGGGCGCCCCCCCGGGGCTTCTCGTGGCCGAGTTTCCCCCCACGGTGGCGGTGGCGCCGGGGGACCTCCTCCTCACCGGGGCCACCCTGGGCCTCTTCCCGGACGGGATCCCCGTGGGCCGGGTGGAACGGGTGGAACGGGCCCAAGGCGGCCTCAAGGTGCGGGCCTGGGCCAGGCCCCTGGTGGACCTCTCCCTCCTGGAGGAGGTGGTGGTCCTGAGGCCCCTCTAG
- a CDS encoding phospholipase D-like domain-containing protein has protein sequence MATRRRRGRKAIAGLPGYLLLLVLVLVWLFQELRPGPAPPAETGEAEVYFMPEEGPRAKARLLALMDGARESLEGAFYEFRDLEVAQGLLRAKARGVRVRLYGESDYREDFRRYLVAASLGQREEPPRVRFAELKERVRPLSLDCEEVAGIPICYDEREGFMHHKFLVVDGRAVWTGSTNMTWNAFARNNENSLLLPSPTLAQGYAREFEALFGGQKEGLGQPVAFALEAVEGVAYFSPRGGRLAREALLKRLSEAQREVLVAAFVLTDRELVEALKEAHGRGLSVRILLERRNLGDSREEDLLRAGVPVRQDANPYTMHHKVMVLDGTYVVTGSYNFSVRAHEVNNENLLVLKSPSLAERYRKEVLRLWEAGSPL, from the coding sequence TTGGCTACTAGGAGGCGCCGGGGCAGGAAGGCGATCGCCGGGCTTCCCGGCTACCTCCTCCTCCTGGTCCTCGTCCTGGTCTGGCTCTTCCAAGAGCTCCGGCCGGGCCCCGCCCCGCCCGCCGAGACGGGAGAGGCCGAGGTCTACTTCATGCCGGAGGAAGGGCCGAGGGCCAAGGCTCGCCTCCTCGCCCTCATGGACGGGGCCCGGGAAAGCCTGGAAGGAGCCTTCTACGAGTTCCGCGACCTGGAGGTCGCCCAGGGCCTCCTCCGGGCCAAGGCGCGGGGGGTGAGGGTGCGGCTTTACGGGGAAAGCGACTACCGGGAGGACTTCCGCCGCTATTTGGTGGCGGCGAGCCTGGGCCAGAGGGAGGAGCCCCCGAGGGTCCGCTTCGCCGAGCTCAAGGAGCGGGTCAGGCCCCTCTCCCTGGACTGCGAGGAGGTCGCGGGGATCCCCATCTGCTACGACGAGCGGGAAGGCTTCATGCACCACAAGTTCCTGGTGGTGGACGGGAGGGCCGTCTGGACGGGGAGCACCAACATGACCTGGAACGCCTTCGCCCGGAACAACGAGAACAGCCTCCTCCTCCCCTCCCCCACCCTGGCCCAGGGGTACGCGCGGGAGTTTGAGGCCCTCTTCGGCGGACAGAAGGAAGGCCTCGGCCAGCCCGTGGCCTTCGCCCTGGAGGCGGTGGAGGGCGTGGCCTACTTCAGCCCAAGGGGAGGGAGGCTCGCCCGGGAAGCCCTCCTGAAGCGGCTTTCCGAGGCCCAAAGGGAGGTCTTGGTGGCGGCCTTCGTCCTCACGGACCGGGAACTGGTGGAAGCCCTTAAGGAAGCCCACGGCCGGGGTCTTTCCGTCCGGATCCTTTTGGAAAGGCGCAACCTGGGGGACAGCCGGGAGGAGGACCTCCTTAGGGCGGGCGTCCCCGTGCGCCAGGACGCCAACCCCTACACCATGCACCACAAGGTCATGGTCCTGGACGGCACCTACGTGGTCACCGGGAGCTACAACTTCTCCGTCCGGGCCCACGAGGTGAACAACGAGAACCTCCTCGTGCTCAAAAGCCCGAGCCTGGCGGAGCGCTACCGGAAGGAGGTGTTGCGGCTTTGGGAAGCGGGAAGCCCCCTCTGA
- a CDS encoding Maf family protein, which yields MGSGKPPLILASGSPRRKALLEALGYPIRVAVPGVEEEGLPLPPKALAQALARRKGEAVQGEWVLAADTVVDLDGEVLGKPKDPEENRLFLRRLSGRLHLVHTAFYLRTPKEVVEEVHTARVFFRPLSEEEIAWYVGSGEGLDKAGGYGAQGLGMALLERVEGDFYTVVGLPVSRVFALLWARGFRP from the coding sequence TTGGGAAGCGGGAAGCCCCCTCTGATCCTGGCCTCGGGAAGCCCCAGGCGGAAAGCCCTCCTCGAGGCCCTGGGCTACCCCATCCGGGTTGCGGTCCCCGGGGTGGAGGAAGAGGGCCTCCCCCTCCCCCCCAAGGCCCTGGCCCAGGCCCTGGCCCGGCGCAAGGGGGAGGCCGTGCAGGGGGAGTGGGTCCTGGCCGCGGACACGGTGGTGGACCTGGACGGGGAGGTCCTGGGCAAGCCCAAGGACCCGGAGGAAAACCGCCTCTTCCTAAGGCGCCTCTCGGGCAGGCTCCACCTGGTGCACACCGCCTTTTACCTCCGCACCCCAAAGGAGGTGGTGGAGGAGGTGCACACGGCCAGGGTCTTCTTCCGGCCGCTTTCCGAGGAGGAGATCGCCTGGTACGTGGGAAGCGGCGAGGGCCTGGACAAGGCGGGGGGCTACGGGGCCCAGGGGCTCGGCATGGCCCTCCTGGAGCGGGTGGAGGGGGACTTCTACACCGTGGTGGGCCTCCCCGTCTCCCGGGTCTTCGCCCTCCTCTGGGCGCGGGGGTTCAGGCCGTGA
- the ychF gene encoding redox-regulated ATPase YchF produces MLAVGIVGLPNVGKSTLFNALTRANALAANYPFATIDKNVGVVPLEDERLYALQRTFAKGERVPPVVPTHVEFVDIAGLVKGAHKGEGLGNQFLAHIREVAAIAHVLRCFPDPDVVHVMGRVDPLEDAEVVETELLLADLATLERRLERLRKEARADRERLPLLEAAEGLYVHLQEGKPARTFPPSEAVARFLKETPLLTAKPVIYVANVAEEDLPDGRGNPQVEAVRRKALEEGAEVVVVSARLEAELAELSGEEARELLAAYGLQESGLQRLARAGYRALDLLTFFTAGEKEVRAWTVRRGTKAPRAAGEIHSDMERGFIRAEVIPWDKLVEAGGWARAKERGWVRLEGKDYEVQDGDVIYVLFNA; encoded by the coding sequence ATGCTTGCCGTAGGAATCGTAGGTCTACCCAACGTGGGCAAGTCCACCCTCTTCAACGCCCTCACCCGGGCGAACGCCCTCGCCGCCAACTACCCCTTCGCCACCATAGACAAGAACGTGGGGGTGGTGCCCCTGGAGGACGAGCGGCTTTACGCCCTGCAGCGGACCTTCGCCAAGGGGGAGCGGGTTCCGCCCGTGGTGCCCACCCACGTGGAGTTCGTGGACATCGCCGGGCTCGTCAAGGGGGCCCACAAAGGGGAGGGCTTGGGCAACCAGTTCCTGGCCCACATCCGCGAGGTGGCGGCCATCGCCCACGTCCTCCGTTGCTTCCCCGACCCCGACGTGGTCCACGTCATGGGCCGGGTGGACCCCTTGGAGGACGCCGAGGTGGTGGAGACGGAGCTCCTCCTCGCCGACCTCGCCACCCTGGAGAGGCGGCTTGAGCGCCTAAGGAAGGAGGCGAGGGCCGACCGGGAGAGGCTTCCCCTCTTGGAGGCGGCGGAAGGCCTTTACGTTCACCTCCAGGAAGGCAAGCCCGCCCGCACCTTCCCCCCTTCCGAGGCGGTGGCCCGCTTTCTGAAGGAAACCCCCCTCCTCACCGCCAAGCCCGTGATCTACGTGGCCAACGTGGCCGAGGAGGACCTGCCCGACGGCCGGGGAAACCCCCAGGTGGAGGCGGTGCGGCGGAAAGCCCTGGAGGAGGGGGCCGAGGTGGTGGTGGTCTCGGCGAGGCTCGAGGCCGAGCTCGCCGAGCTCTCCGGGGAGGAGGCGAGGGAGCTTCTCGCCGCCTACGGCCTCCAGGAAAGCGGCCTCCAGCGCCTCGCCCGGGCGGGCTACCGCGCCCTAGACCTCCTCACCTTCTTCACCGCCGGGGAGAAGGAGGTGCGGGCCTGGACCGTGCGCCGGGGGACCAAGGCGCCAAGGGCCGCCGGGGAGATCCACTCCGACATGGAGCGGGGCTTCATCCGGGCCGAAGTCATCCCCTGGGACAAGCTGGTGGAGGCCGGGGGGTGGGCGAGGGCCAAGGAGCGGGGCTGGGTGCGCCTCGAGGGCAAGGACTACGAGGTCCAGGACGGGGATGTGATCTACGTCCTGTTCAACGCCTAG